The Dendropsophus ebraccatus isolate aDenEbr1 chromosome 10, aDenEbr1.pat, whole genome shotgun sequence genome has a segment encoding these proteins:
- the LOC138766264 gene encoding ficolin-1-B-like isoform X1 — translation MKGCVVTAVCLLLCLTNITSTEDSCPDVKVIGVGGSDKLTILRGCPGAPGAPGHPGPAGPKGDSGAPGIPGKMGPQGNKGDPGICSQNTAKSCQDLLDGGQSITGWYTIYPPGGAPLTLLCDMESDGGGWTVFQRRMDGSVEFFRGWDDYRTGFGGQSSEFWLGNDNLHRLTADGNFHLRVDLIDFSNVHTYASFSDFSVADEAHNYTLGSIQFMGGSAGDSLTYHKNNSFSTKDRDNDKASHNCAASYRGGWWYSSCHDSNLNGLYLRGNHSSYANGVNWLKGRGYHYSYRVSEMKFRPQP, via the exons ATGTGAAGGTCATCGGAGTTGGTGGATCGGACAAGTTGACCATTTTAAGAGGATGTCCAGGAGCCCCTGGTGCCCCGGGTCACCCCGGACCTGCTGGACCTAAAG GAGACAGCGGAGCCCCGGGAATACCAGGGAAGATGGGACCACAAGGAAACAAAG GGGATCCCGGAATTTGCTCTCAGAACA CCGCCAAGAGCTGTCAGGACCTGCTGGATGGGGGTCAGTCTATCACTGGGTGGTACACCATCTATCCTCCAGGGGGCGCTCCTCTCACTCTGCTCTGTGACATGGAAAGTGATGGAGGCGGCTGGACA GTGTTCCAGAGACGCATGGACGGTTCTGTGGAGTTTTTCAGGGGCTGGGATGATTATAGGACGGGATTCGGAGGTCAGAGCAGCGAATTCTGGCTGGGGAACGACAACCTGCACCGCCTGACTGCTGATG GGAACTTCCATCTTCGGGTCGACCTGATAGATTTTTCGAATGTCCACACTTACGCCTCGTTCAGCGATTTCAGCGTAGCCGATGAGGCGCACAACTACACTCTTGGTTCTATCCAGTTCATGGGGGGATCTGCAG GGGACTCTCTAACCTACCACAAAAACAACAGTTTTAGCACAAAAGATCGCGACAACGACAAAGCCAGCCATAACTGTGCCGCCTCGTACCGCGGAGGATGGTGGTACAGCTCCTGTCATGACTCCAACCTCAACGGACTCTACCTGAGGGGGAACCACAGCAGCTACGCCAACGGGGTCAACTGGCTGAAAGGACGTGGCTACCATTACTCCTACCGAGTGTCCGAGATGAAATTCCGACCTCAGCCCTGA
- the LOC138766264 gene encoding ficolin-1-B-like isoform X2, with amino-acid sequence MKGCVVTAVCLLLCLTNITSTEDSCPDVKVIGVGGSDKLTILRGCPGAPGAPGHPGPAGPKGDSGAPGIPGKMGPQGNKAAKSCQDLLDGGQSITGWYTIYPPGGAPLTLLCDMESDGGGWTVFQRRMDGSVEFFRGWDDYRTGFGGQSSEFWLGNDNLHRLTADGNFHLRVDLIDFSNVHTYASFSDFSVADEAHNYTLGSIQFMGGSAGDSLTYHKNNSFSTKDRDNDKASHNCAASYRGGWWYSSCHDSNLNGLYLRGNHSSYANGVNWLKGRGYHYSYRVSEMKFRPQP; translated from the exons ATGTGAAGGTCATCGGAGTTGGTGGATCGGACAAGTTGACCATTTTAAGAGGATGTCCAGGAGCCCCTGGTGCCCCGGGTCACCCCGGACCTGCTGGACCTAAAG GAGACAGCGGAGCCCCGGGAATACCAGGGAAGATGGGACCACAAGGAAACAAAG CCGCCAAGAGCTGTCAGGACCTGCTGGATGGGGGTCAGTCTATCACTGGGTGGTACACCATCTATCCTCCAGGGGGCGCTCCTCTCACTCTGCTCTGTGACATGGAAAGTGATGGAGGCGGCTGGACA GTGTTCCAGAGACGCATGGACGGTTCTGTGGAGTTTTTCAGGGGCTGGGATGATTATAGGACGGGATTCGGAGGTCAGAGCAGCGAATTCTGGCTGGGGAACGACAACCTGCACCGCCTGACTGCTGATG GGAACTTCCATCTTCGGGTCGACCTGATAGATTTTTCGAATGTCCACACTTACGCCTCGTTCAGCGATTTCAGCGTAGCCGATGAGGCGCACAACTACACTCTTGGTTCTATCCAGTTCATGGGGGGATCTGCAG GGGACTCTCTAACCTACCACAAAAACAACAGTTTTAGCACAAAAGATCGCGACAACGACAAAGCCAGCCATAACTGTGCCGCCTCGTACCGCGGAGGATGGTGGTACAGCTCCTGTCATGACTCCAACCTCAACGGACTCTACCTGAGGGGGAACCACAGCAGCTACGCCAACGGGGTCAACTGGCTGAAAGGACGTGGCTACCATTACTCCTACCGAGTGTCCGAGATGAAATTCCGACCTCAGCCCTGA